Genomic DNA from Gossypium hirsutum isolate 1008001.06 chromosome A01, Gossypium_hirsutum_v2.1, whole genome shotgun sequence:
tccagcttgcatggctaatttgcatgttttaggcttaaggactaaattgaataaaagtaaaacttcaggggcatttttgtaaaaatgtcaaaatgatcaaattgaagggaatgaattgttttattatctaaattaataaattgaatgaaattgtcaatttaatatcgggtgaaaattgagaaaatggtaaattaccaaaatatccctaaatcttgatatttctacaatttcgctaggtaagtttatgtaacttgaattatattctttaatgcttgaaatatatgttattgatgtgaatatgatttgaatgttcattgtatgaaaattgatgaaacattgatatatttgataaaatgggaagaaatcccagttgaatgaaaggaaatttcgatggatctctgaaaatgaATTGgcagtaaaaaggatctagcccggacgggtgatcctatcctgatatagccctcctgaagaatatgtggaaaatggatttagcccggacaggtaatccgaattggggtctgaatttagcctggactggtaattcagatctaagctcattagagtaattgtcgttgcaggggatttagcctggactggtaatcctgacaatactctatgagtttatattataggggatttagcctggactggtaatcccactgtaaggatgaggttcgcgggagtgtgctctctgatatgaaatgtgtaagaccatggttgaaagataccatggcaacctgatatgaaatgtgtaagaccatggttgaaagataccatggcagcctgatatgaaatgtgtaagaccatggttgaaagataccatggttgaaagataccatggcaacattgCAGAAGCTTCTGTCCAGGGTTCTAAAAATagttgcatctggtgacatgtggttagtgcagCCACTGTCAAGAAGCCAACCTTTGGTGACCTTGTTTTTTGTAGCTAAGCATGAAACTGCAAAGACATGTTTTTCACTGTCATTGCCTTGTTCAGCTACTCTAGCCTCTTCACTCTTGAGTTGTGGTTGATTTTGACCAGGTTTCCCTTTCTCTTTGCAGACCTTCTCAACATGGCCTTTCTTCTTGCAATTTTAGCATGTAGCATCTGGTCTGAACCAGCATCTGGCCTCTGGGTGACCGGGCCTTTTGCAGTGCCTGCAAGGTTTATCCCACTTTCTCGAGGCATCAGTTTTGGATTTATCCCTCCAATttttcttgcctttgtaggcagcaTTACTTGAGCTAGGCTTGACTTTGGCCTGAAATGCACCCTCTTGGTGCTCCTCGATCCTGCTGGCTCTTCTTTGCTCCTGAGCATAAAGAGCATTGATAAGCTCAGTCAAGAAGATCCTTGTCAAGTCTCTCGAGTCCTCTAAGGAGGATATCTTTGCTTCATATCTCTCTGGTAGGGTAGAGAGAACCTTCTCAACAATCCTTACTTCATCAAATTGCTCACCAATGAGCCTTATGCTATTTACAACAGCCATTATCCTGTCAGAATATTGCTTGACAGTTTCCTCCTCTTTCATTTTCAGattctcgaaatcccttctcaagttGAAAAGCTGCTGCtgccttgttctctcagtgccttggaactcctccttaagcttgtCCCAAGCCTGTTTTGGGGTGTCACAAGTCATAATCCTAGTAAATATCACATCAGAAACACAATTTTGAATACAGGACATAGCCTTGTGCCTCTTAGTCCTCTCATCTGCATGCTGACGAATCTGAGCCACAGTGGGGTTGGCCCTCAATGGAGCTGGCTCGATGTCTGTGTTAACAACTTTCCACAAGTCAAATGCTTGGAGGTATGTCTTCATCTTGACCACCCAGATATGAAAACCTTCACCAGTGAAGACTGGTGGTGCAGTTGGAGAGAAGCTAGCAGAAGCCATTCAAGTTTTTGAATCAAGCAGAACAGGTCCTCAAAGACAATAGCTCAAGATACCAACTGTTGGTGTTAACGAGCAAGGGAGCAGCCAGTCGAGCTTGACTTGAGCAGCAAGTCACGATGCTTGCTGAACAAACAAGAGGGAatcaagtaaaagaaaagaagacaGAAGAAGAAGTAATGGAATCAATTGAGAATATTGATGAAAAATGAagtgtatttcattcatacatcaCTATTGGCATgttgccattacatatatcagaataaaaaaaaaacttacaagtcAAATTTCTACCTAAACATATACCTACTTCCACTAAGCTTTCCAAATAACAAAAACTTAACTTGTACATTAACACAAAGCTGGTTAACAGCTCCATCAACATCaaattacatcaatcaaaaagctTATAGCAAACCAGActtcaaaatgaacaaaatattagTTCAAATCTAACAGCAACACAAAACCAAGGTTGCTGCATGCTTGTCAAGAGCTTGCATGGCCAGCTTCCAGCTGCACTTGCTTTATACCAACTGCATGGAGATCAGCTTCAACAAAGAGCctatttttgctttttcttttttgtgtgtgtgttttttaatGCTTTTGGTGTGCTAAGAGTTTGGGATTTCTGTCAAATCAACACAACTTACATTATCCTATCAACCTAACAGATtaaaggtaaataaaataatctaacaGCTTTATCAAACAAGTTGACAGCTTCGGAGTTGTTGGCGGTTAGATTGTATCACATTGTTTGTCCGCCACTCTTGGACTATTTGCCACATTTGGATTGTCCACCATATTTGGACTCTCCGACATATTTGGACTGTGTGCCGCCAAAGTCTATCTGCTTGATAGTCTGCCAactgacagttcgtcatactcctgGCGTTTAGCTTGCCCGCCAATTGAGCGAGCTGTTGCATGAATGTTCATCTTGCAACAAAAAATTTGGTGGAGTCACTGAGCTAAAGGGAAATTCAAACTTATTTTCTAAGCTCAAGTTTATGCATCTACATTATTTGCTTGAAATGAAGACAATATATTATCATGCTCTGCCTTTCCCACAACTGAAGGAAATATCAATTGTAGAATGCCCGATGCCGAATAAACTCCAACTAAACTCCAAGAGTACAAAAGGACAGAGGCTCGTCATTAAAAGtaaacataatattaataaaaaatttaaatcttatcATGCATGATCAAATACTAAATAttgataattatataaataaaagaatatctcaatatttatatagaatttattaacatttttaatgtttttatgatTATAGAATATTTATATTATGCATAGTTAGTTTATTCTTAGAGCACTTATCTGCGTGAGAAGGCAGCAAAgcagaataaaagaaaaagaaaaaaaaaccccacTACCGAAATATGCCTGATTTTGCACACTTTACTGTAAGTATCATCATTTTCACTATCAAAATACATGTGAACTTCCAACAGTTTATCTCTGTTTCCCTGCgaattttctttctcttagtttCTTTCCCCCTTATGTTCTCTATCTTTCACATAACTCCATAAGTATCTTTGATTTATTCCTTGCTTCTATTTCCTGAAATTGTTCAACTCACTCTTCTAAAATCAAAACCAGGCATGGGTAATATCTTCTCAATCAAACTTTCACTCGATACCATCATTACCGGTTGTTGGGATTGTGCTATTGGAAAGGCTGCTTTTCTATGCAACCTTGAAGAAAACCTCCATGCTTTAAAAACTAAAGTGGAAGAATTGAAGGCGATCAGGAGGGATCTGATGAGCAGGGTCAGGGTCGCTGAAGATGAGCAGCAACTTAAGCGGCTACCCCAAGTTGAGCTTTGGCTTCAGACGGCTGATCGTGTGATAACCGATGCTGAGCAACTGATTGTCCAGAGTCCTCAGCATGTTGAAAAGCTATGTATGGGAGGTTGTTGCTCCAGTCATCCTAGGTCCAACATCAAGTTCGGGAAGCAAGTTGCCAAAAAACTCCAAGAGATGAAAGACCAGAAGGAGAAAAGAGGTTTCAGTGATGTAGCCAGCAAGCCACCACTTCCTTCCACAACTGAAAGACCTAGTGAGCCAACTGTGGGTTTAGAGTCCAATTTCAACAAGGTTTGGAGCTGTCTTCAAAAGGAACTAGTGGGAATTATTGGCATATATGGCTTATGAGGGGTTGGCAAGACAACCCTCCTAAACCAAATCAATAAGAAATTCCATGATACTACCCATGATTACCATGTCATTTGGGCAGTTGCATCACAAGATCGGCCAATTGAGAGAGTCCAGGATAAAATTGCCGAAAGAATAGGCCTTTCTAATGAAGGTTGGAAATCCAAGAGCCTTGATGAGAAAGCTGAAGACATCTTCAAGGTATTATGTAAAAAGAAGTTTGCATTGTTGTTGGATGATATATGGGAATGGTTTGATCTCACAAGAGCTGGGGTACTTCttctaaaacaacaaaatggCTCTAAAGTCATTTTCACAACACGTTGTCTTGACGTGTGCGGTCAAATGCAACCGAACATGGATAATAATATCAGAGTGGAATGTTTACCACCAAGAGAAGCTTTCAGACTGTTCGAGGAAAAGGTTGGATTAGAAACCCTTCGAATGAATCCAGATATTTGCAAGTTAGCTGAAGCGGTGGTTGAAGAGTGTGCAGGGCTGCCTCTCGCTCTCATTACAACTGGGCGAGCCATGGCATCTAAGACGACCCCTCGAGAATGGGAATATGCTATTGAAGTTTTAAGGCAATCAGCAGCTTCTGTGTTGCCAGGGGTAGGAAAAGAGATGTATCCCAAGTTAAAATTCAGTTATGACTGTTTACCTGATGAAAGGTTCAGATCTTGTTTCTTGTATTGTTCTTTATATCCAGAAGATTGGAACATCACAAAAGACGAACTAGTATATTGTTGGATCGGGGAAGGACTTTTGGACGAGCATACCACTTTGAGCAATGCCAGAAACCAGGGACATTTCATTATAGGTTCTCTTATTGATGCATGCTTATTAGAGAAAGGACATTATAATCATGCTGTAAAGATGCATGATGTGATTCGCGACATGGCTTTGTGGATTGCTGGTGAATCTGAGAAGGAGAAGTTTTTTGTAAAATCAGGTGTTCAGTTAAAGGAACAACCGAAAGCTAAAAAGTGGGAAGAGGTAACAAGAATGTCGCTGATGaataatcaaattgaaaatcTAACTGAGATATTGGAATGTCCCAATCTCCAAACTTTGTTTCTTGGCTACAATGATTTGATGGTAATCATGGatgatttctttaattctttgcCGATGCTAAGGGTTCTGGACTTGTCTAGCAATATGAATTTGGAAGAATTGCCAGTAGGAATTGCAAAGTTGGTTTCACTAGAACATCTCGATCTGTCATCTACAAGAATAAGAAAGTTGCCAGTCGAATTGAAAACCCTAGCAAAGCTGAAATATTTGGATCTGGAGTGGATAGAGGATCTAGAAATGATCCCACAACAATTGATATCCAGTTTCTCCAAGTTACAAGTACTGAAAATGGTGGGATGTGGCTATGGATGTTTATTGGTTTTGGAGGAAATGaagcatttaaaatatttgaatgtgTTGACTCTTACTTTTAGAAGCGCTTCGGAGTTGGAAAAAGCTTCGAGGTTCAACAAGTTCTTTAGTTGTGCCATTGAATGTGTAAGCCTTAAAGGTTTCAGAGATTCAAGATCATTGAAGATTTTGGCTTTAGCAAATCTGCAACATTTATGTGCTTTAACACTCTTGAGGTGTATGGATCTAGAGGAAGTGAAGATCGAACGTAACATAATTGAAGGTGCAGGATGCTTCCATAGCTTTCGATCTGTAAGCCTAGCCAGATGCAATCATTTGAGGGATGTGAGTTGGGTAACTTTTGCTCCACATTTGGAAAAACTAGTTATAATGGAATGCAAAGGTTTAAAAGAAATCATCAGTGAAGAAAAACCTGGTGAAGTCGCTGAGCTAAAAGAAAATTCAGACTTGTTTTCTAAGCCCGAGATTTTGCGTCTACGTCATCTGCCCAAACTAAAGACTGTATACCATCATGCTCTGCCTTTCCCACAGCTGAAGAAAATATACATTACAGGATGCCCAATGTTAAAGAAGCTCCCACTAAACTCCAATAGTGCAAAAAGACAGAGGATGGTCATTGAAGGAGATGTGGGATGGTGGAAAGATGTCGAATGAGAGGATGAATCCACTAAAATTGCTTTTCTCCCCACTTTCAAACCTCGTATATGTTGGTTATTAATTGAGGTTTAGAAGAAATGATCAGTGAGGAAAAACTTAGTGAAGTCGCTGAGCTAAAGGGAAATTCAAACTTGTTTTCTAAGCTAGAGTTTTTGCATCTAAATAATCTGCCCAAAATGAAGACAATATACCCACATGCTCTACTTTTTCCGCAGCTGAAGAGAATCACAATTTTAAAATGCCCAATGCTGAAGAAGTTCCCACTAAACTCCAATAGTGCAAAAGGACGAAGGCTTGTCATTGAAGGAGATGAGGGATGGTGGAAAGATGTAGGATGGAAGGATGAATCCACTCAAATTGCTTTACTCTCTTCTTACAAACGGCTGTAATTTACGAAATGTTGGATATTAATTAAGGCCTAAAACCTTTATCGTATCATAGTATACcttattataagttttattttgtcTATCCTTAAATTACATGCAACTTGGTTCTTTGTTTTACATGACGACTTTTtccttaatataaaataaaatgtttgaattGGAGAGTATATTATGttaatgaattaaattttgaAGTATAACTCTTAACATAAGagataattttcttttaattttataagtaaaaGTTTTCAtaattatggtaaaaatataatttttttttataatcatgGTTAGCAGCCCTCTCATTGGTGATGTTTCATTTATTAATACAAtgataaattatcaaaatagtcacttttgtttacctcaggtttcattttagttactgatgtttaaaatgttacgttttagtcacttacattatcgttttATTACGAAATGGTTACTCTACTGTTAAGATATGTTATCTCACAAACGACAGTCCGACGTAACAgttaaaatggattttaaatACCAACATAGATGTCCAGTTGGAATgagaaaagttaatttttttatgaaaatagaatacAAAATTTACCGTAAAACTCAATTTTCTCCGATTTAAAAAGAAGTAACATTGTCTGATACATTTAGATACATAGGCCACAACTGATAAAAGCTTGATTGCAACATTCAACCTAATATATATTAGTACTAGgtaaagttagaaaaaaaaaacaaaaatcaaatcagACTGAAGTATCCTTTATACTTTTTATTGAATTCAATTCGATTTTGATCCGGATGTTAATTGAAGTTTGAATCATTTTTCAAGTACAGAAATCTTACCTTTGTACCTAAAGTGTAGAACACTCATCTAATTTAGACTATAAACACTACAAGCTTACACTTTAATTACACTTACACAACTAGTTTCGCAATAAATAAACAAAGTACTCTCAATATACTCTCATACAAATTCTATACAAGCCTCGCAATACATGTAAGTGTTTAGGTTTGCTAACATGCTAGTGGTTGAACAATGCAACCCCTTAAAATTAATAGCTACAAAATCATAAAGGTAGTATATTAATAACCTGAATGAATTTCCATAACTAAAGAGTTGTAATTATTCAATCCAATCTAAtctaatatttaaaatgaaattgtacattgtATTTCAATTTGTGAATGATCTGTAAACATAAAAATTGCACATTATACTTCAACCCGTGACTAAATTCAAGGCTGAAGAATAAactcaaaatagaataaaaaattggACATTGTATTCCAACCTTCAAGTAAAAGATTAAAAATTCCAAATATTTAAAGAGaagataaaatattttgaacAAGTGCTGAAGAGCCAGCTGCCTTTTGTTGTTTTCAACACTTGACTTTTCCCCTTTTTTTAATGCAGCTGCTacagttttcaaaataaaaaatttaaaatttaaatatttattttataaataatttaattaatattaaatccaTTAGAAAAGATATTGTATACGAAATTAATTAGAGAGGAGATTGGATGTGGAtgtatgtataataaaatttttatatacctAAAAATTGATTACATCGCTTTattttattggtgcctaaaatttaagatttttagaatgattttaatataaatttttagctCTTATTTCAAGTTTTAGAATTGATTCAATAAAAATTCatgattatttaataatattagtaattaactTCCATCAAATTAATTCTAAAACCTGAATTAAATCATATCAATCGAactatatttaacaattaaactcaaaattaaacaaatttacaattaataaaaaattattctattaacaaaattatgaaaatttcaaactttttcatattaacaattaactttcatAAAATCAACCATGAAActtgaattaaacactaaaaactTAACACGGTTATCTTTGGatagacctgttcatgggttgGGCCACCCGGTCCGGCTCGAAGGTCCACCCGAAATGTGAGAGGGTTTGcaaaaaaatataggcccaaaaaaaaataaagcacgtttaaaaaatgggctagGCTAGGCCTCGGGTAAAGCATTTTTTCCTGAGTCCAACCCAGCCctaattcactaaaggacaaaaaatttgctttttttaatgttattttcttgttattttctccttattttgctactattttattattttgttgttattatttggatattgtataaaatttattttattgtttatttttttattattttaaaggcatttgttaattttgttattattttagaggcatttgcttgttaagttacatctatcttagtgttatttaagtatacatattttttaaaatttattttcaatttatttggaaatatttattttgatgtttctagtatttttgatgtattatatatttttaaaaattatataaaaataatataaaaaattaatacgggcgggccgtgttgggctgagttttagcatttttattcaagtctggcttgggcaaaattttaggctcattttgTGGGTCTGGCCCAAGTCTAGCTAATGGgcttaaatttttagttgagccctaCTCAACCCGGCCCAGCCGGGctcgacccatgaacacctctacctttaggtaccaaaatatataacttttgtcaaatatagatatcacattagaaaaaaaaacttatcaaactcaagtaccaaatgatatgttaaagatttaaataaatattaatttttaaatttataaacattttttaattaaataaaatataaaaccatttaaatttaatacagtatataatttttttcattttaaatacttgtttatatatatttcttttggaaaaatagttttattgaaaacatatttataaatataaataatttttaaaatatagtattttaattataattgttaatatttttaaatttttataattttttaattaacaaattGTGATATATTTTTAGCCTATTTTTAACGCTTTGTAAACATCtacgtaaaattttaaacaatttcaaaaagaataattgaaattaattttttaattgtgaAAGATTTAGtaagaaactaaaatttaaattgattaaaggaAAGTTtatgaaagaaatttaaaatttaattaaaatctcAAAGTAAATAATAAGGATTTTTGAAAGTACCATGAATTTGacttatcatatttttttttgttagaaaccttaaattaaattaaataattatatttacataataaattatGAGTAAGCTAAAAATTATAATGGTAATTATgtaatactattttaaaataaaattttaattatagcttttttttgtcttttcataATATGTGAGTGTTCATTTTTTTATTCccacatatttaaaatttaaaatttaaaattagtgaTTTAACTGTGTTACAAATAGATAATGTTTTGAGGCCAAAAATGCTGACTGCAAATTGCCACCGAATCAATTTAATTACTTGTATTATTTGAGTTAGCAATTTAATGAATGAAATCTTTAAACTTATTAATGTGCTACTATATTAAAGATTTTATGGTCTATTTATTAAAGCCAATCATTAGCTATTGAAGATTGGATTCAAGTGAATCAATTAATTCCTTGGtatataaaaatcatatcttcgCCTTGTTGTGGTTTTAATCAAGGGCTGGCAAGGGTTTCGATccccctaaaataaatttttttaattagatcctttaattttttaaataattttaaattaataaagataaaattatactttaaccccctaaaattataaaattttgatttaatcattcaaaaattataaaggtataaacaatttaaatgacgaaattacatttttactatcataaaaattaaatttcatatcagCCCCCTAACAAATTTCCTACGTTCGCCCCTGATTTTAATGTTGATAACGTAATAGCTAAAGCAGGGAAAAACATCCCTTTGGAAAGCTGTTGGAGCTTtcaattattgattttttatatttgtgaTTGATGAATTATTAGGAAGTTGTGAGTTTCTATCCAAAATGCTCATCTcagtctttctttttcttttttgataatTGAACTTCCTtttatcttaataatttttttatggaagTTGATTTTGATAATAAACCAACTTTACACCAActatgactaaattaaaatatattgtaTTAATGTTAAGAAATTGCCTGTGCAATGCAAGTCTTCCCACCAGGAAATCAACTAAATCATTTTCACAATCTACACACGTTTTCATCATATTCACTATCATCTTTtacttcttttatatttttatttttctggcATCATCTGAACTTCCAACAGCTTCTCTCTGTTTTCCCCCCCATATATTCTCAATCTTTCATATAACTCCATAAGCTTCTTTCATTTATTCCTTGCTTCTATTTCCTGAAATTGTTCTACTCACTCTTCTAAAATCAACACCAGGTATGGGTAATATCTTCTCAATCGAACTTTCACTCGATACCATCATTAGCCGTTGCTGGGATTGTGCTACTGGACAGGCAAGTTTTATATGCAACCTCGAAAATAACCTCCACGCTTTAAAAAATGAAGTGGAAGAATTGAAGGCGATCAAGAGTGATCTGATGAGCAAGGTCAGAATTGCTGAAGATGAGCAGCAGCTTAAGCGGCTAGACCAAGTTGGTATTTGGCTTTCGAGGGCTGAAACTTTGATAAACGATGCTGATCAACTGATTGTTCAAAGTCCTCAGCATGTTGAAAAGTTATGTATGGGAGGTTGTTGTTCCAGGCATCCCAGGTCCACCCACAAGTTCGGCAAGCAAATCACCGGAATACTCCAAGAGGTGAAAGACCAGAAGCAGAAAGGAGATTTCAGTGATGTGGCCAGCAAGCCACCACTTCCTTCAGCAACTGAAAGACCTAGTGAGCCAACTGTGGGTTTAGAGTTCAATTTCAACAAGGTTTGGAGCTGCCTTCAAAAGGAACAAGTGGGAATTATTGGCATATATGGCTTAGGAGGGGTTGGCAAGACAACCCTCCTAAACCGAATCAATAACAAATTCCATGATACTACCCATGATTACCATGTCATTTGGGCAGTTGCATCGCAAGATCGGCCACTTGAGAGAGTCCAGGATCAGATTGCCAAAAGAATAGGTCTTCCTATTGAAGATAGGAAATCTATTGAAGAGAAAGCCGAAGACATCTTCAACGTCTTGCGTAAAAGGAAGTTTGCATTGTTGTTGGATGATATATGGGAATGGTTTGATCTCGCAAGAGCTGGGGTACCTCTTCCAACACAACAAAATGGCTTTAAAGTCATTTTCACAACTCGTCGTCGTGACGTGTGCTGTCAAATGCAACCGAACATGGCTAATAATATCACAGTGGAATGTTTACCATCAAGAGAAGCTCTGAAACTGTTCGAGGTAAAGGTTGGGTCAGAAACCCTTCATAtgcatccagatattcacaagtTAGCTGAAGCGGTGGCTGAAGAGTGTGCAGGACTACCTCTCGCTCTCATTACAATTGGGCGAGCCATGGCATCCAAGAAAACCCCTCAAGAATGGGAATATGCTATTGAAGTTTTAAGGAAATCAGCAGCCTCTGTGTTGCCAGGGGTAGGGAAAGAGATGTATCCCAAGTTAAAATTCAGTTATGACTGTTTACCTGATGAAAGGTTGAGATCTTGTTTCTTGTATTGTTCTTTATATCCAGAAGATCATCCCATCGAAAAAGACCAACTAATATATTGTTGGATCGGGGAAGGACTTTTGGACGAGCATACCAATTTGAGCAGTGCCAGAAACCAGGGACATTTCATTATAGGTTCTCTTATTGACGCATGCTTATTGGAGAAAGGACCTAATAATGATTATGTAAAGATGCACGATGTGATTCGCGACATGGCTTTGTGGATTGCTGgtgaatctgaaaagaagtttTTTGTAAAAGCAGGTACTCAGTTAAAGGAACAACCAGAAGCTGAAAAGTTGGAAGAGGTAATTAGAATGTCGCTGATGGATAATCGAATTGAAAATCTAACTAAGATATTGGCATGCCCCAATCTCCAAACTTTATTTCTTGGATGGAATCATTTGGAGGTGATCATCAGTGATTTCTTTAACTTCATGCCGATGCTAAGGGTTCTGGACTTGTCCCGCAATATGAATTTGAGAAAATTGTCGGTTGGAATTACGAAGTTGGTTTCGCTAGAACATCTCAATCTGTCAGAGACAGGAATACGAAAGTTGCCAGTCGAATTAAAGGCGCTTAAAAAGCTGAAATATTTGAATCTGGAATGGACACGCAATCTAGCAATGATCCCACAACAACTTATATCCAGTTTCTCTAAGTTGCAAGTACTGAAAATGGAGGGTTGTGACTATGGATGTTCATTGGTTTTGGAGGAAATAGagcatttaaaatatttgaatgtgCTGACCATTTCCGTTAGAAGCGCTTCGGAGTTGAAAAAAGTTTTGGTGTTCAGCAAGTTTCCTAGCTGTACCATTGAAGGCataataattgaaaatttcataGATTTAAGGTCAATGAATATTTTGGCTTTAGCAAATCATCTATATACTTTAACACTCAGGTATGTTTGTAATGTGGAGGAAGTGAAGATCGCAAGTAACATAATTAAAGATGCAAGATGCTTCCAGAGCCTTCGATTTATAACCCTAGTTTTTTGCGAGCAATTGAGGGATTCGAGTTGGGTAAGTTTTGCTCCACATTTGGAACATCTACGTATGAGTTTTTGCACAAATTTAGAAGAAATTATTAGCGAAGAAAAACTTGGTGAAATCACTGAGTCGAAGGTaaatataaacttattttctAAGCTCAAGGTTTTGGAACTaaatcatatgctcaaaatgaaGACAATATGCTACTATGCTCTGCCTTTCCCGCAGCTGAAGTCAATCAAGATTCTT
This window encodes:
- the LOC107961056 gene encoding disease resistance protein SUMM2; the protein is MGNIFSIELSLDTIISRCWDCATGQASFICNLENNLHALKNEVEELKAIKSDLMSKVRIAEDEQQLKRLDQVGIWLSRAETLINDADQLIVQSPQHVEKLCMGGCCSRHPRSTHKFGKQITGILQEVKDQKQKGDFSDVASKPPLPSATERPSEPTVGLEFNFNKVWSCLQKEQVGIIGIYGLGGVGKTTLLNRINNKFHDTTHDYHVIWAVASQDRPLERVQDQIAKRIGLPIEDRKSIEEKAEDIFNVLRKRKFALLLDDIWEWFDLARAGVPLPTQQNGFKVIFTTRRRDVCCQMQPNMANNITVECLPSREALKLFEVKVGSETLHMHPDIHKLAEAVAEECAGLPLALITIGRAMASKKTPQEWEYAIEVLRKSAASVLPGVGKEMYPKLKFSYDCLPDERLRSCFLYCSLYPEDHPIEKDQLIYCWIGEGLLDEHTNLSSARNQGHFIIGSLIDACLLEKGPNNDYVKMHDVIRDMALWIAGESEKKFFVKAGTQLKEQPEAEKLEEVIRMSLMDNRIENLTKILACPNLQTLFLGWNHLEVIISDFFNFMPMLRVLDLSRNMNLRKLSVGITKLVSLEHLNLSETGIRKLPVELKALKKLKYLNLEWTRNLAMIPQQLISSFSKLQVLKMEGCDYGCSLVLEEIEHLKYLNVLTISVRSASELKKVLVFSKFPSCTIEGIIIENFIDLRSMNILALANHLYTLTLRYVCNVEEVKIASNIIKDARCFQSLRFITLVFCEQLRDSSWVSFAPHLEHLRMSFCTNLEEIISEEKLGEITESKVNINLFSKLKVLELNHMLKMKTICYYALPFPQLKSIKILNCPMLKKLPLNSNSAKGQRLVIIGEEGWWEDVEWEDESTKIAFLPSFKPRQ